The DNA segment CTCGACTCGTGGGACGGATCAACCTTCTCCAGCGAGTATCGGGTCTCGGATTACTGGACTCCGGCGACCCGAATCACCCTCTGGGCGCTGAGTTAAGACGACCGGCCTCCCGGTGCAGGGAGTATTCCGGAGAGGTGAACCGTCGGGGCAGGTCGCTCCTCTCTTGGAGCGATCCGCCACCGAGATCCCGCGCGCTCAGCAAGTGTCCGCACGATTGAGCCTCTGGCCGGCTGGCTTCCGCCGCGTCGCTTCAAGGGATGCTTGCCTTGCTGGCTCGGCGCGAACCCGATACACTCGAATGCCAACACACCAATGAATGATTGCCTCGCCTGAACGCGCAAACGGGACGTTCCCCGGAGAGCAAGGCGGAAGTCTCCCGAGTGGCCGCGAGCACCGGGAACATTTCGCTCGGCTCGCGATCTCCGGCGATGTTCTGGACATGATCAACGGATACGGAATGAAACTTCTGGATGGGAACGGTCGGGGGCATCTTCCAGGCGAAGCGGATCCAGGCACCACGATCTTTGATCCGACGGTCAGGGCCGAGGTCAGGCGACGGCGGACCTTTGCCATCATCTCTCACCCCGACGCCGGCAAGACAACCTTGACCGAGAAGCTCTTGCTCTATGCCGGGTGCCTCGACGTGGCCGGTATGGTCCGCGGTCGGCGGAATCAGCGGGCGGTAACCTCGGACTGGATGGCCCTGGAACGGCAGCGGGGGATCTCGATCACCTCGACGGCCCTGAGCGTCGATTATCAAGGGGTTCGCGTCAACCTGCTCGACACCCCCGGCCACGAGGACTTCAGCGAAGACACCTATCGGACCTTGATGGCCGCCGATAGCGCCGTGATGGTACTCGACGCGACGAAGGGGGTCGAACCGCAGACTGAGAAGCTGTTTCAGGTCTGCGCCAGGCGCGGGATTCCCATCCTGACGTTCGTGAACAAGCTCGACCGCCCTGGCAGTGATCCGCTGGGCATTCTCAGCGAGATCGAGCGCGTTCTGGGCATTGCCGCCTCCCCCTTGAACTGGCCGGTCGGTCTGGGCCGAGACTTCCGCGGCCTCTGCCATCGCGAAACGCGCGAGGTGACGCTATTTGACCCCGCGGCCCGCGGATCGCTCGTCGTGCCGACGACCACCTGTCGACTTGACGATCCTGACGACGACCGGCTCTCACCGTCCGATCGGGACCAGCTCCAGGGCGACCTCGACCTGCTCGACGTGGCCGGGGCGCCGTTCGACCACGATCGGTTTCTTCAAGGCCAGGTGACCCCCGTCTTCTTCGGCAGCGCTCTGACGAATTACGGGGTCGAAGCCTTCTTCGATGCCTTTCTGAAGCTGGGACCTCCTCCCGGCTCCCGCCGCGCCGAGCATGGCCCGGTCCCCGCCGATCGGGCGGAGTTCGCCGGGTTCATCTTCAAGCTGCAGGCGAACATGGACCCGAAGCACCGCGACCGGGTGGCCTTTCTCCGCGTCTGCTCGGGACGCTTCGAGCGCGACATGGAAGTCACCAACGCCCGGACCGGCACGAAGCTTCGCCTCGCCCGATCCCACCGCCTGTTTGCCCAGGGGCGTGAGACGACCGACGAGGCCTTTCCCGGCGACGTGGTCGGGCTGAACAGCACCGGTGACCTGCGGCTCGGAGACACGCTCTACGCCGGCCCTCCGATCCGCTACGAACCGTTGCCGGAGTTCCCTCCCGAGTGCTTCGCCCGGCTCGATTGCGCCGACACGGGACGCCGCAAGCAGTTCGACCGCGGCCTGTTTCAACTCGTCGAGGAAGGGGCGGTTCGCGTGCTGGTCAGCACCCGGCCGGGAGTCCGAGAACTCTACCTGGCGGCTGTCGGCACGTTGCAGTTCGACGTGGTGCAGGCGAGGCTCGAATCGGAGTACGGCGTGCCGACCCGCCTGGTCCCGATGGAGCCGAAGCTCGCCCGACGGGTTGGCGGCGACGCGGCGGCGCTCAAGAGCCTCTGGTTGCCGAGGGCCTCGATCCCCACCTCCGACCGCGACGGCCTCCCGGTCATCCTGTTCAGCACCTCGTTTGAGCTGGAAAGCTGCCGCAAGAACAATCCCGAGCTTCACTTCGAACCGCTTTCGTAACAGGGATCAGCCCTCGACTCACGCGCAGCTCAACGGGGACGGAGACTCATGGCCCGATCGCTCCATAGCTCTCGGATCGAGGAGACGGTCGACCGGCTCCGAGCCAGCGGAGCCGAGAGTGTCCTGGACCTCGGGTGTGGGTCGGGTCGGCTGCTGGCTCGCCTGCTCCGCGAGCCGCAATTCCGTCGGGTGGCCGGCCTCGACATCTGCCCGCGCTCGCTGAGCCAGGCCGCCGACTCCCTGCGAGCGGAACGAGACCAGCACGACGGTCGCCTGGAATTGATCCACGGTTCCTTCACCGAGCCGGACGATCGGCTCTGCGGGTTCGACGCCGCCGTGATGGTCGAGACGATCGAGCATCTTGATCCCAGGCGTCTCTCGGAGGTCGAGCGGACGGTCTTTCAGCACTGGCGGCCGAAAACGGTGGTCATCACCACGCCGAACCGCGACTTCAACGCTCTCTTTCAACGCGATGCGCGGATCTTGCGACACCGGGATCACCGCTTCGAATGGTCTCGAGAAAAGTTCGCTCGATGGGCCGGCGGCGTCGCCGAGCGGAACGGTTACCACGTCACCTTCGACGGCATCGGTCAGGAACACCCGGCGTTCGGCTGCCCGACCCAGGTGGCGGAATTCGCACTGAGGGACGCACCTCCATGAGCGACGAACCGTTGATCGAGTCGTTTGGGAATCCGTCGATCAGTCCTCGCCTCCGATGGCTCAACCCGCCGCAGCGTTGGGACGTGGATCGCGAGGCGTCCTGTCTGCGGGTCTGGCCCGAGGGGGGAACCGACTTCTGGCAGAAGACGCACTACGGATTCGAGGCCGACACCGGGCACTTCCTCCATCTGGTCGCCTCGGCCGATTTCGTCCTGACCGCTCGGGTCCGGTCGCGGCCGGTCCATCAGTACGATCAGGCCGGGTTGATGGTCCGCGTCTCGCCGACTTGCTGGCTGAAAACCTCGATCGAGTTCGAGCCGAACGGTCCGAACCGCCTCGGAGCCGTGGTGACGAACGACGGCTTCTCGGACTGGTCCACCCAGTCGATCCCTCACGAGGTCGAGACGGTCTGGTTCCGTGTCCGGCTCGAAGGCAACGATTGCCTGGTCGAGGTATCGCGCGACGGATCAACCTGGGAACAGATCCGCATGGCTCCCCTCCGCGAGCGGCCGAGCGTGCCGACCGTCGCCTGCGGCCTCTACGCGTGCAGTCCGAAAGGGGCCGGCTTCATGGCCGAATTTGCCGAGTTAAGCTTCGTGCCGGGACGCCTCCAACACGGCTGATCGCTCCCGTCGTTCCCCCCTCCGCTCGGATCTCTTGAGCGTTTTTCCTGCAAGGCTGGTGTCTTCAGGACCCAAGCCTTGCGAGGCCCTGGAGGCAGGGGGTAGACGGCTGCGTTCAATTTGGCGATAGTCCAACCACGGATGATCGCTCCCCTTTGGACGTGAAGACGTCTGCGGCTCGACGGAAACGAAACCCAGGGGCACGCGGTCTCTGTTGTTCAGGCAATGTCCAGGCCTTCACCATCTCAACGAAGGATGGGGCGCACTGATGAAGCACCTTGCGAAGACGCTCGTGCTGGCGGTCGTGGTGGCGATCCTTTCCCCCTCGGCCGTCCGGTCAGAGACGATCATCGACTTCGACGATCTCTCCCTGTCGAATTATGGAGCCATTCCCGACGGCTACCAGAGTCGGGCGGTCGGCACCGCGAACATCGAGGTCGGTTACCGCACCTATCACGCGACCGACAATTCGACCATCGACGATCATCTGCTCTTCTGGAACACCGGGTACGGTGACCTGTCGTTCGTCGCGATCGCCAGCGAGAACGGCCGGGGTGCCGAGATTCTCCTGACCCCCGATGCCGGCTATGCCGTGACCCTGTCGAGCTTTGACCTGGCCGGCTTCAACCAGGTGGACCGGGTCGCCCGCTTTGTGCGGATTGTCGACGGCAACGATAACCTGCTGCTCGACCTGGGCGCCGACCTGACCATCCTGGGGGCGGGGCCGTCTCACAGCACCTTCCAACCGAACTTCACCCACGCCGGGCCGATCAAGCTTCAGTGGGGGGTCAACTGGAACATCGGCATCGACAACATCCGC comes from the Tautonia marina genome and includes:
- a CDS encoding peptide chain release factor 3, with amino-acid sequence MINGYGMKLLDGNGRGHLPGEADPGTTIFDPTVRAEVRRRRTFAIISHPDAGKTTLTEKLLLYAGCLDVAGMVRGRRNQRAVTSDWMALERQRGISITSTALSVDYQGVRVNLLDTPGHEDFSEDTYRTLMAADSAVMVLDATKGVEPQTEKLFQVCARRGIPILTFVNKLDRPGSDPLGILSEIERVLGIAASPLNWPVGLGRDFRGLCHRETREVTLFDPAARGSLVVPTTTCRLDDPDDDRLSPSDRDQLQGDLDLLDVAGAPFDHDRFLQGQVTPVFFGSALTNYGVEAFFDAFLKLGPPPGSRRAEHGPVPADRAEFAGFIFKLQANMDPKHRDRVAFLRVCSGRFERDMEVTNARTGTKLRLARSHRLFAQGRETTDEAFPGDVVGLNSTGDLRLGDTLYAGPPIRYEPLPEFPPECFARLDCADTGRRKQFDRGLFQLVEEGAVRVLVSTRPGVRELYLAAVGTLQFDVVQARLESEYGVPTRLVPMEPKLARRVGGDAAALKSLWLPRASIPTSDRDGLPVILFSTSFELESCRKNNPELHFEPLS
- a CDS encoding methyltransferase; this encodes MARSLHSSRIEETVDRLRASGAESVLDLGCGSGRLLARLLREPQFRRVAGLDICPRSLSQAADSLRAERDQHDGRLELIHGSFTEPDDRLCGFDAAVMVETIEHLDPRRLSEVERTVFQHWRPKTVVITTPNRDFNALFQRDARILRHRDHRFEWSREKFARWAGGVAERNGYHVTFDGIGQEHPAFGCPTQVAEFALRDAPP
- a CDS encoding DUF1349 domain-containing protein; the protein is MSDEPLIESFGNPSISPRLRWLNPPQRWDVDREASCLRVWPEGGTDFWQKTHYGFEADTGHFLHLVASADFVLTARVRSRPVHQYDQAGLMVRVSPTCWLKTSIEFEPNGPNRLGAVVTNDGFSDWSTQSIPHEVETVWFRVRLEGNDCLVEVSRDGSTWEQIRMAPLRERPSVPTVACGLYACSPKGAGFMAEFAELSFVPGRLQHG